A genome region from Geobacter pickeringii includes the following:
- a CDS encoding 6-phosphofructokinase: MKRRIGILTGGGDCPGLNAVIRGVVKSAIIRRGWEVVGIEDGFDGLLKTDRTRLLGLGDVRGILPRGGTILGTSNRGNPFCYPVENNGKTILTDISDQVVDSIRKMGIDALVAVGGDGSLKIALELMRKGVPIVGVPKTIDNDLMETDVTFGYNTALETATDALDKLHSTAESHHRVMIMEVMGRYAGWIALESGISGGADVILIPEIPFDIQSVCRAIDERCRRGNTFSIVVAAEGAYPRGGGRVVRREASEANPVERLGGIGEYVARELTSCLKMDTRSMVLGHLQRGGSPSTFDRCLGSRFGVGAVELIDKERYGEMVCLRGRDIRSVSIEKAVRRLKLVNPRGQMVYAAEELGIAVGRR; the protein is encoded by the coding sequence ATGAAACGGCGAATCGGAATACTTACCGGTGGAGGGGACTGCCCGGGGCTCAATGCGGTAATCAGGGGGGTGGTCAAGAGCGCCATCATCCGAAGAGGGTGGGAGGTTGTCGGTATCGAAGACGGTTTCGACGGTCTTCTCAAAACCGACAGGACGAGGCTCCTCGGCCTTGGGGACGTGCGGGGCATTCTGCCGCGGGGAGGGACCATCCTCGGAACCTCCAACCGGGGCAATCCCTTTTGTTATCCCGTAGAGAACAACGGTAAGACAATACTTACCGACATATCCGACCAGGTCGTCGACAGCATCCGGAAAATGGGAATCGACGCCTTGGTTGCCGTGGGTGGGGACGGCTCCCTCAAGATCGCCCTCGAGTTGATGCGCAAGGGGGTACCCATAGTAGGCGTTCCCAAGACCATCGATAACGATCTCATGGAAACCGATGTCACCTTCGGTTACAACACGGCCCTCGAAACGGCGACCGATGCCCTGGACAAGCTCCACTCCACGGCGGAAAGCCACCACCGGGTGATGATCATGGAGGTGATGGGGCGCTATGCCGGCTGGATTGCCCTGGAATCGGGAATCAGTGGCGGGGCTGACGTGATCCTCATTCCGGAGATCCCCTTCGATATCCAGTCGGTCTGCCGGGCCATTGATGAACGTTGTCGCCGCGGAAATACGTTCAGCATCGTTGTTGCTGCCGAGGGTGCCTACCCGCGGGGGGGCGGAAGGGTCGTCCGAAGGGAGGCGAGCGAAGCAAATCCCGTGGAACGGCTCGGCGGAATCGGTGAGTACGTTGCGCGGGAGCTCACCTCATGTCTGAAGATGGATACGAGATCGATGGTCTTAGGGCATCTCCAGAGAGGAGGCTCTCCCTCCACCTTCGACCGTTGCCTCGGCAGCCGTTTTGGGGTCGGAGCAGTGGAACTCATCGACAAGGAGCGTTACGGCGAGATGGTCTGCCTGCGGGGACGGGATATCCGGTCGGTGTCGATCGAAAAGGCGGTGCGCCGCCTGAAGCTCGTCAACCCCAGAGGGCAGATGGTTTATGCGGCAGAAGAGTTGGGGATAGCCGTCGGTCGTCGCTGA
- a CDS encoding methyl-accepting chemotaxis protein gives METGAIIKNRSSLYGILGCAMGIGAPVAWTVIRLIFFSDPDQPFLSQIFGDVFKNGYNLALYSYMGIGTATVLAVVGYYIGKTNDELHARAVELDGLHQEVASQKEVFENRYRVLDSNIKNFHQISSKIQRSIDVDEVLRLCADGLHDVLGYERVNILMADEARTSLSFVASIGTAGFNPSGVTLPLDLRSGVIFKCFNDRQLFMIDDIGVYPSDFKLQPPYDAIKALRSSSFVVCPIVVKGEAIGLFGIDNCLSKRSLNDTDVDTIKLFADQAASAIVRINLLKAIGALTSELETTFADLLKNRDHYSRYVINLQDAVNSVADGTAHIASGAESVLTSVDETSSAVSNIYVSIEQVSRNLDYLSESIDKSASAMEELNSTIKNVEQSAAISHEVSSKVKSEADRGRTVVDETIRALAEIQNSVELSFEGMKRLTENSGRIESIVGVINDITKRTNLLALNASIIAAQAGEYGKSFGVVADEIRNLSLQTGQSTGEITNIIEEIMNESRHAAENISASKDRVRRGVELGGVMGQSLEVIHGSSVRSMDMTREIKTATEEQARSVQLVTHSIENVSSMSSQIFKASKEQSDAAMSIVRSIDAIKEMTQEMVKATVKQVEDGSEIKKSVEAVGQMVTRIFEDMEVRREESSEVVKELEMMKKIAG, from the coding sequence ATGGAAACCGGGGCAATCATCAAAAACAGGAGCAGCCTCTACGGCATCCTCGGCTGCGCCATGGGAATCGGAGCTCCCGTGGCCTGGACCGTCATTCGGCTCATCTTCTTTTCCGATCCGGACCAGCCGTTTTTGTCCCAGATTTTCGGTGACGTTTTTAAAAATGGTTACAACCTTGCCCTCTACTCCTACATGGGGATCGGCACCGCCACCGTGCTGGCAGTGGTCGGATACTACATCGGCAAGACGAATGACGAACTCCATGCCCGAGCCGTGGAACTCGATGGTCTTCATCAGGAAGTTGCATCCCAGAAGGAGGTCTTCGAAAATCGCTACCGGGTTCTCGACAGCAACATAAAGAATTTTCACCAGATCAGCAGCAAGATTCAAAGATCCATCGATGTGGACGAGGTTCTGCGCCTCTGCGCCGACGGCCTCCACGATGTGCTCGGCTACGAACGGGTCAACATCCTCATGGCCGACGAAGCGCGCACTTCACTCTCATTCGTTGCGTCCATCGGTACCGCCGGTTTCAACCCGAGCGGCGTGACGCTTCCCCTCGATCTCCGGAGCGGCGTCATCTTCAAGTGTTTCAATGACAGGCAACTCTTCATGATCGACGACATCGGCGTCTATCCGTCGGACTTCAAACTTCAGCCGCCGTACGATGCCATCAAGGCACTGCGTTCAAGCAGCTTTGTAGTCTGTCCCATCGTCGTCAAGGGTGAAGCGATCGGTCTTTTCGGCATCGACAACTGCCTCAGCAAGCGATCCCTCAATGACACTGATGTCGACACCATAAAGCTGTTTGCCGATCAGGCCGCTTCCGCCATCGTCCGGATCAATCTCTTGAAGGCAATCGGTGCCCTGACGTCGGAACTGGAAACAACCTTCGCCGATCTGCTGAAGAATCGCGATCACTACTCTCGCTACGTCATCAATCTGCAGGATGCGGTGAATTCGGTGGCCGACGGCACCGCCCACATTGCGTCGGGAGCGGAAAGCGTGCTGACGTCAGTCGACGAGACCAGTTCCGCCGTGAGCAATATCTATGTTTCCATTGAGCAGGTGAGCAGGAATCTCGATTATCTCTCCGAATCCATCGACAAATCGGCATCAGCCATGGAGGAACTCAACTCGACCATCAAGAACGTCGAGCAGAGTGCCGCCATCTCCCATGAAGTCTCCAGCAAGGTGAAGTCAGAAGCCGACCGGGGACGCACGGTGGTGGATGAAACTATCAGGGCGCTTGCCGAGATACAGAATTCGGTTGAACTTTCCTTCGAAGGGATGAAGCGTCTGACCGAAAACAGCGGCCGCATTGAGAGCATTGTCGGGGTTATCAACGACATCACCAAGCGGACCAACCTTCTTGCACTCAATGCGTCGATCATCGCCGCCCAGGCGGGAGAGTATGGCAAGAGTTTCGGCGTCGTTGCCGACGAGATCCGTAATCTTTCGCTGCAGACCGGCCAATCCACCGGTGAAATCACCAACATCATCGAAGAGATCATGAATGAATCCCGCCATGCGGCGGAAAACATCTCCGCCTCAAAGGACCGGGTGCGTCGCGGGGTCGAGCTCGGTGGCGTCATGGGGCAGTCGCTTGAGGTGATTCACGGAAGTTCGGTCCGCTCCATGGACATGACCCGCGAGATAAAGACGGCCACCGAGGAGCAGGCCCGAAGCGTCCAGCTCGTCACCCACTCCATCGAGAACGTGAGCAGCATGAGTTCCCAGATTTTCAAGGCATCCAAGGAGCAGTCTGACGCAGCCATGAGTATCGTCCGCTCCATCGATGCGATCAAGGAAATGACTCAGGAAATGGTCAAGGCGACCGTCAAGCAGGTGGAAGATGGTTCCGAGATTAAAAAGTCGGTCGAGGCAGTCGGCCAGATGGTGACCAGAATTTTCGAGGATATGGAAGTTCGCCGGGAGGAGAGCAGCGAAGTCGTCAAAGAGCTGGAAATGATGAAGAAAATCGCCGGCTGA
- the panB gene encoding 3-methyl-2-oxobutanoate hydroxymethyltransferase, with amino-acid sequence MNRKKTILDIQKMKESGEKITMLTSYDFPFARIMDDCAIDAILVGDSVGVVFGGHDNTLPVTVDEMIYHTRSVMRARPKAFVVADMPFLSYQTDLRDARLNAGRLVKEGGAEAVKLEGGAHIADTIRAIVDMDIPVVGHIGLTPQSIHRMGGYRVQGKKDEQAQRLLEDALAVQEAGACAVVLEGIPLKLAKRMTDELTIPTIGIGAGPHCDGQVLVIHDILGLCEKYSPKFVKRYADVKGAIADAVASYIAEVKKGEFPDEGHSFN; translated from the coding sequence GTGAACCGGAAGAAGACAATTCTCGATATCCAGAAGATGAAGGAGTCTGGCGAAAAGATAACCATGCTCACCAGCTATGATTTCCCGTTTGCCCGGATCATGGATGACTGCGCCATCGATGCCATCCTGGTGGGTGATTCGGTTGGAGTCGTATTCGGGGGCCACGACAATACGCTGCCGGTCACCGTCGATGAGATGATCTATCACACGCGGTCCGTCATGCGTGCCCGTCCAAAGGCGTTCGTCGTTGCCGACATGCCGTTTCTCTCCTATCAGACAGATCTCCGTGATGCCCGCCTCAACGCAGGGCGACTGGTGAAAGAGGGGGGAGCAGAGGCGGTCAAGCTCGAAGGGGGCGCCCATATCGCCGATACCATCCGCGCCATCGTCGATATGGATATCCCGGTTGTCGGGCACATCGGTCTTACTCCTCAGTCCATACACCGTATGGGTGGTTACCGAGTACAGGGGAAGAAGGATGAGCAGGCCCAGCGCCTCCTGGAGGATGCCCTGGCCGTCCAGGAGGCCGGCGCCTGCGCCGTGGTTCTGGAAGGGATCCCGCTGAAGTTGGCCAAACGGATGACCGACGAACTCACGATCCCCACCATCGGCATAGGGGCAGGTCCCCACTGTGATGGCCAGGTGCTCGTCATTCACGATATCCTCGGGCTGTGTGAGAAATACTCGCCGAAGTTTGTCAAGCGTTATGCCGACGTCAAGGGAGCAATTGCTGATGCGGTCGCTTCCTATATCGCCGAAGTCAAGAAAGGAGAGTTCCCCGACGAGGGACATTCGTTTAACTGA
- the panC gene encoding pantoate--beta-alanine ligase, with protein MKIIESVTEMQAFAREARREGKSIALVPTMGYLHKGHASLMKEGRKRGDILVASIFVNPTQFGPSEDLDSYPRDLARDTAVATGAGVDVIFAPKAGDMYPRGYQTYVNAEELTLPLCGASRPGHFRGVTTVVTKLFNIIKPTVALFGKKDFQQLAVIRHMVADLNMDIEIVGMPIIREDDGLAMSSRNAYLQPEERKNALCLCRALAAARGLFNGGERSAQTLRERVVRLIGEVPGTSIDYADFRNKDTLDAVETADEDTLLALAVRVGKTRLIDNCILGEEN; from the coding sequence ATGAAAATTATCGAATCGGTTACCGAGATGCAGGCATTTGCGCGGGAGGCCCGCAGGGAAGGAAAATCCATCGCTTTGGTGCCGACCATGGGGTATCTCCATAAGGGCCATGCTTCTCTCATGAAGGAAGGGAGAAAACGGGGCGACATCCTGGTTGCCAGCATCTTCGTCAACCCGACCCAGTTTGGTCCTTCCGAAGACCTCGACTCTTATCCTCGCGACCTTGCGCGCGATACGGCAGTCGCTACCGGGGCCGGAGTCGATGTCATATTCGCTCCAAAGGCCGGCGACATGTATCCGCGCGGTTACCAGACCTATGTTAATGCCGAGGAGTTGACGCTTCCCCTCTGCGGCGCCAGCCGTCCCGGCCATTTTCGGGGAGTCACCACCGTGGTGACCAAGCTGTTCAATATCATCAAGCCTACGGTCGCCCTGTTCGGCAAGAAGGACTTCCAGCAGCTTGCCGTAATCAGACACATGGTCGCCGATCTGAATATGGACATCGAAATCGTCGGCATGCCGATTATCCGGGAGGACGACGGGCTTGCCATGAGTTCCCGCAATGCCTACCTTCAGCCTGAAGAACGGAAAAACGCCCTCTGTCTCTGTAGGGCCCTTGCCGCGGCGCGAGGACTGTTCAACGGCGGCGAACGTTCGGCGCAGACCCTCAGGGAACGGGTGGTGCGCCTCATCGGCGAGGTTCCCGGAACATCGATTGACTATGCGGATTTTCGCAACAAGGACACCCTTGACGCTGTGGAAACGGCCGATGAAGATACCCTGCTGGCATTGGCCGTCAGAGTCGGAAAAACGAGGCTGATTGACAACTGTATCCTAGGGGAGGAAAATTAA